A window from Salarias fasciatus chromosome 11, fSalaFa1.1, whole genome shotgun sequence encodes these proteins:
- the id4 gene encoding DNA-binding protein inhibitor ID-4, which translates to MKAVPPVGPQDSSSSSSSSSSSSSSGSQLSLHYLSKQSLNIARCRMEEEDLFCLQYDMNDCYSRLKRLVPTIPQDKKVSKVEILQHVIDYILDLQLALETHPSLHKQSQRSGTCPPPPAASTPGRTPLTVLNVDHHQRTSIVKKPEDSILCR; encoded by the exons ATGAAGGCTGTTCCTCCGGTCGGCCCccaggactcctcctcctcctcctcctcctcctcctcctcttcctccagcggCAGCCAGCTCTCCCTGCACTATCTGTCGAAGCAGAGCCTCAACATCGCCCGgtgcaggatggaggaggaggacctgtTCTGCCTGCAGTACGACATGAACGACTGCTACAGCCGGCTGAAGCGCCTCGTGCCCACCATCCCGCAGGACAAGAAAGTCAGCAAAGTGGAGATCCTGCAGCATGTCATAGACTACAtcctggacctgcagctggcCCTGGAGACGCACCCTTCCCTCCACAAGCAGAGCCAGCGGAGCGGGACCTgtcccccccctcccgcagccTCCACCCCCGGCAGGACGCCGCTGACGGTGCTCAACGTCGACCACCACCAG agaACGTCAATAGTCAAAAAGCCGGAGGACTCTATTTTATGCCGCTGA